The DNA segment AAGATGATAGAAGAGTACGCCAGATCCGGGAAGACCGTCATACTCTCCACGCACAATATGTGGGAGGTGGAGAGGCTCTGTGATCGCATAGCGATCATCAGTGAGGGGACATTGAGGTACGAGGGTAGCAAGGAGGATCTGAGGAGGATCGCCGGGAAGAGGGAGTTCGAAGATATATTCGTGAGGCTGGTGAGGGGTGAGGTCATTGAGAAAGCTGTTTAAGGGATCTTCCGGTGTAGTAAAGCTCTCTAAGGGATTTGGACAGAAGGGTTATTCCCTCCCTCCAAAGCCTTGGTTGGTTGTGGCATGGAAGGAGGTATTGGAGGCATTTAGAGATAGGAGGACCATGCTGAATGTGGTACTCCTCCCCATGATCCTCATGCCCTTGGTCATATCCCTCCCCACCCTCATGCTGAGCCCTAAGACAATCCCCCCGAAGATCATGGTGATCGTGGAGGATCCCCGTGGAATGGATCTCGCCAAGGAGATCGAGGCCTTAGAGAATTCATCGGAAGCCCTGGTTTCGATCGTCATGGGTAGAGGTAACTATACGGGTCTAGTGCTGAGTGGAGATGTTGATCTCATCGTTGAGATCCCTGAGGGGTTCTACGAGAACCTCAGCTCGGGGAAGACGGGTAGATTGGTCTACTACTACGATCCCTACGGGGCCAGATCATCCGTGGCTATGGGGGTGGTCCAGAGGATAGTGAGCGAGTACTCCGAGGAGGTGTTGAGGAGGAGGCTCGAGGCCATAAACCTCTCAGAGGAGTACATAAAGCCGATAGTGCCCGTGGCGGTTCAGGTCACCAGCACGGGGAAGGGGGCCACCACCGGAGAGGTGCTGACGGCTATGGTCCTCCCGATGATGGTGGGGCTAATCGCGATAACGGGTGCTGGCACATTCGCTATAGACATGATAGCAGGCGAGAGGGAGAGGAAGACCTTAGAAGCCCTCTTCACCAATCCAGTCGGTAGAGGGCAGCTCCTGCTGGGGAAGTTCGGTGCTCTCACCCTATTATCCCTGATAAGCGGTCTAGCGACCCTATTCTCCGCTTTGATAGGGGTTGGATTCGCCATCACATCAATGAGTGAGTCATTAGCGGCTGGATCCGTGCCGCAGCTGATGGAACCATCGAGGCTCCTCTACCTCACCTTGGGGATCCTGATCACGGTAGCCTTGGGTGGGTTGACGGGGAATGCGGTTATGATAACCGCCGCTTCCTTCGCCAAGACCTTCAAGGAGGCACAGCAGTACATAGGTTTCCTCACCCTGATACTGGTGGTGCCTATGGTCGCCATCCCCTACGCTCCTCAGTCCTTCCACCCCGCACTGAGGGCCTTACCCATATCCAGCCTCGCGATGTTCGCCAGGGATATGATAGTAAACCCCGGAGATCTAGGAGTGATAGCAACTTCCCTCACCGCCTCGATCCTCTATCTAGTTGTATTCCTATGGTTAAGTGCAAAGATGTTCGGAAGGGAGTCCGTGATCTTCGGTTGAGGGACCTTTCGTTTAACTTTTTCAATTACCCTCCCCCACCCTGCGCGGTGTTCTGAGTGAAGGTTGTTGTCGTCGGATTTGGGCTGGGAGGACTAGGCTCTGCTTGGCATGTTGCCGAGCAAGTTCCGGACGCTAAGATCACTGTTATCGGTGATGAGAGACCGTACGTGAGACACAAGCTGAGGCTCGTCACGCAGGGGATGGACCTCTGGGTGAGCACTAGGCACTTGGAGTCCAAGGACGTAGAGATCATTTTGGACAAGGTGACCAAGATAAGGAGGGAGCAGAAGGAAGTCGTCCTCTCAGATGGTAGGACCATTCCGTACGACTACCTCGTATTGGCCACTGGCTCAAACCCCACTATCCCCTCGAGACTGAAGGGTGGGGAGAACTGCGCCGTTTTCAGGAGATTGGGGGATGTCCAGAGGCTGATAGATGAGAAGCCGAATGAGGTGGCAATAATCGGCGCCAGCTTCGTGGCCCTCCATGTGGCCGACGCTGCTAGAGCCATCGGAGCCAAGCCCAAGGTTATAGTGAGGTCGAGGCTCATCAGGAGGAGCTTGGAGCCTGAGCTATCCGCCAAACTAGAGGAGTTCTTGGCCGAGAAAGGGGTGGAGTTCGTCCACGGTAAGCCCAAGGAGGTGAGAGATTGCAAAGTCATAGTGGATGAAGACAAGGAGGTCAGCTCGGAGATGACCTTCGTGGCCACGGGTGTAAGCCCTGAGATAACGTTGGCCAAGGAGGCGGGCCTCGAACTCCTAGATGGTTGGGTTATAAAGACGGATCAGCAGGGGAGGACCTCGGATCCCAACATATTCGCCGTCGGGGATAACGCGACCGTCATAGACATATTAACCAATAAGCCCATATACATGGGGATAGGCACCGCCGCTAGCATAATGGCCCTTAACGCGGCTAAAGCGCTCACGGGGTTCAAGGCAGCTTATAGGGTGCCTAGGTTCCAGAAGGATGTCTTCTTCGGCGGGATCCACATGGCCTCGGTTGGGCTGACGAGAGTTGAGGCTGAGAACGAGGGGTTTGAGGCTGACAGGGTGTATCTCAGCGGAGACGGTTGGGGTGACCACGCCTATATCGTCTACGAGAAGAACACGAAGAGAGTGCTTGGATTCAGCGCTATCTCCAAGGAAGAGGTGGGCTGGAAGGGAATGGAAGTCATGATGGCCATGATAAGGAGGTGGCCCGTGAGCAGGCTGGGCGTGAAGGTCTCCTGAGATCTGAAATCAGCCAGACACATTTCCCCCCATTTTCCCTTCGTTTAGGGAGTCGAGCAGTTTTTTGGCCGCCTTAACCATTATGTAGGCTCCCTTCATGGTCTCGTCTCTCAATTCCATCTCTTTTATCTGTTCTATGGTGAACCAACCCCAGTCGTCGTGCTCCTCTGGTCTTATCACGGGATCCACCCCGTTGTCGACGACGGCCGTGTACAGCGGAATTATGAACTCTACCCTCATCTCCGGATATATGACCCCGAACGTGTCCACGGGTCTGAGGTCCAAAGGGGTTAGTTTGAAGCCCGTCTCCTCCCTCAGCTCCCTTAAAGCACCTCGTCTCGGCGACTCACCGTACCTCAGGCTGCCGCCCGGTACCTCCCATCTGCCACCGTTCCTCTTGCTTCTAGCCCGCTTGAGCAGCAGTACCTTGCCCTCTCTATTGAATATCACCACGCAGGGCACCACATGGATCTTAGTCTTCTTCAAAGGCGGTCACCGCTCATTGCAAGGCCTTCTCTTTAGCCTTTTGCTTGGGAGTTTTGGCGAATATTGAGACTATGAGCATAGAAGAGCCGCATTTGGGGCACTTATCGTCGGTAGAGAGCTTCCCGACGAAGTCCCCCTCCTTGAATGTCCTTAGCATCTTCCTCCCGCAATTCGTGCAGTGCAACTCGGTGAAGATCTCCTGGTGCTCCTCCTGATAGGCGAGCCTTGCTTTGGCCATGTCGTAAGCGACCTTAACGGCTATGCCCATGCCAGCTACTCCCATCACTATATTCAGGATCGCATCATTTGTGTTCCCTTCCTGAAGCGAGGAGAATCCCATGTAAAAGAAGAGAACTGAGATAAGCACTATACCCACCATTGATGCTATCCAGAATAGGTAGAACCCTGTCGGAGCTCCCTTCTTGTTGGAGTTGTTGGAGGACATTCATGAAGCACCTCCCATCGTGTTGCCAACCCCTACAGTGTTCCCTATCCCTGCTATGAGCACGAAGTCTCCCGGGAGGGTCTTCGATCTTATCGCCATTTTTACCCTCTCTATGACCTCATCCACCGACTTGGCTATCTCCTCTCTCATGGAGGTTATGGCGTCGAGCGGATCCTCCTTAATGGCTATGGCGTGCAGTGGTATCTTGTACTTGGTGGCGACCTCCTCTATCCTCAGCTTCTCGGGTCCTGGATCCCCTATCGCCGCCCCTATTCCCTCAACCACCTCAGCTGTCGGCTCGCCCTCCAACTTGGCGGCCGCGTCTATCATGATGATGAGGGAGACATTACCCTCCCTGCTCTCGACTATCCTCTCGATGGCCACTCCGGGCCTCCCTACCTCCGATCCCGGACCCTTCGCCTTTATGATAAAGGATCTTCTCCCCTCTATGTCCACCTCCGCTCCGACTATATTCTCGGCCACCTCCTTGGGCTCTACTCCGTTCATGAGCCTCAAAGCCACCATCGGACCGATGCTGTCCCCTATAGGAATGCCCCTCCTGAAGGCCTCGCCCGCCTTCCAGTAGGCCTTGGCTATTCTGAGGATTTCGGGGAGCAGCATCTGGATCTGGGCGATGTATATGAGGTTCTGGGTTCTCCTCCCTAGTATGAAGTAGTGACGGACGATCCTGTATATCATGTCAAGGGCCAAGACGCCGGACATCTGATCCCTCAGGTTGGATCTCTTCCACTCGTCGGCTTTGGGGGCTATCTCGACCATGAATTTGTTGAGATGATCTTTGGAGCTCTCTAGTAGGTGCTCCAGCCTCTTGACGGCGCCAAATGGGTCTAGAGTGACAGGCTGTATCACGAAGAACCCCTTGATTCTCTTGAAGAGAGATTCTACCTCCTCCTTCGGACGGCCGTACTTGGATGCCTCTTCAACGAATTTCTTGGTAGCGTCGTTAGTGTATTCCTCGAGCTTGGCCAAGGCTTTCCTGATCTCGTTGATCCATAGTTGGGCTTGGAGCTTACTAGCGTAGAACTGCATGATGGTGATGAATATCAGGAAGAAGATCCATGAGAACCAGTCACTCTGATTGGTCTGCATGAGCTTTATTCCCAGCTCTTGGTTCAATGCACCACCCTCCTCACGGGACCAACCCAGAGCTACCCCGTTTTAAAGCTTCCCGATTAATTGTCTCCCTTCCCTCTGGAAGTCGCTGATCCTGTCGAGGAGCGCCGCATACATGAGCGGGAGGAGAGCGGACACTTCTCCGGGTATGAATGTCCTCACCGCCCTCTTGGAGACCTTACCCCAGCTTATGGCCTCCCTCTCCCTCGCCCCGCTGAGACTCCCGTCCCACTCCACTGCAGTGGTCAGGTACACGACGTAGTCGAGTCCTCCTTTGAACTGGTTCCACCATATTGTGTGGTGCTTGGATATCCCGCCCCCCAAGACTAGGGCTCCACTCACCTTCATGGTGAAGGAGAGGTCCGCCAGTTTCAGCATGTCCTTGATGAAGTCTAGATGGAAGTCCGATTCTTGGGATAGGAAGCTTAAAGCGGTACCGAACGACGAGTCCAAGAGGCCTGGGGAGAATATGGGGGCTTTAGCCTCGTAAGCCGTCCTCAGGATGGATTTGGGGCACATCTTCTCGCCCAGACTATGGAGCAGCTCGCTGGGAGATATCTTCCTTCCAGACTCCCCCAAGACCTTCGGTACCTCTTCCCTCACGAACCTCTCCACCACGGGTCCGTAATTGTCGAAGGGTATGAACACATTCCCTAGCCTGTGTATCCTCCTCTCATATAGCTCGGAGTCGTCGGCATCGAAACTCCCGTGGTAGTAGTCAGCGAAGCACCTAGCGATGTCGTGGTCTATCGTGCCCCCTGTAGTTATCACAACGTCGAACAGGTTCCTCCTCAGCATGTCTACCAGTATCCCCCTCACCCCTGTGGAGACAATGTCTGCTGGGAAGGAGAGGAAGTTCACCGACTCCGGATCCCTTACCATCCCCTCTAGGATGCTAACTCCCTCTGCCACGAATTTGGCGGTGAAACCGCCGGCCTTCTCCATCTCCCCGATGATATCCGAGGCGGTCATTCCGGGGCGCAGGGTAATATCCTCGACCCTCCTCATACCTATCGAGCAAATGGGATGGTCCACGTAAATAAGGTGGTGCCAATGGGAAGGGAGCGCGTGATCGATGCGTTGAAGAGGTACTTGAAAGTGCACGGTCCCAGAATACTCTCCAACGCAGGAGATCAAGAGATCGTTAGGATAGAGCTAAAAGCGCTGTTCAGATACTATGAGCGAGAGAGTGGGGATGACAGGTTGATGGACCGCATCGAGGGATTCGAGTGGAGGGGTTGCAGGGTCGAGGGGAACTTCCTCCTAGTGCCAGTATCCCTGATAAGGGAGGTGTTAAGCTTTGAGTGAGGCCTACCTGGTAGCGTTCGATATGGATGGGACTCTCCTTCCCATAAACAGCTCATGGGAGTTCGTACATAAGCTTCTGGGTACTGAAGAGATGGCCTCCAGATATAGGAGGATGTATGAGAGGGGCGAGATCGACTACAGGAAATGGGCTGAACTGGATGTCTCTTCATGGAGAGAGAGGAATTTTTCCACCGTGCTGAGGGAAGTAGAGAATCTGAGGCCCGTTGAGGACGCAGAGGAGGCGGTGGGGAGGCTTAAGGAGGAGGGGTTTGTGGTAGGGCTCATCAGCTCCGGTCTCGACGTGATTGCCGAGAGGCTCTGCAACATGCTCAGGATGGACTTCTGCAGATCCGCCAAGTTGAGGATAGTAGACGGTAGGGTACTGGGGATCCTGAGGGAGCTGGACCCAGATAGGAAGTCTGAGGAGCTCAAGGATGTGGCGAGGAGGTTCGGTGTCCCTCTCCGTAGGGTGGCCTTTGTGGGAGATGGTGAGAGTGATCTATCGATTTTCCGCATGGAGATAGGGAAGAAGATCGCGTTCAGGCCCAGATCGGAGGTTATAAGGTTCTTAGCTGACCATGTGGTCGACAGCCTCTCGGAAGCCGCGGACATTCTCATAGAGTGGAAAAGTTCGGCGCGTATTGAACATTAACTCGTCCATTTATATCGGATCCTCGCCCACCTGTTCGGATGGACTGGGAGATATTCACGCTGGATGATGACAGGGTTAGGCTCTTCGGGCAGGAGATAGCTAACGACCTTGGAAGGAGAATCATCGCCTCACTCAGGGAGTATCCCAAGAGTCCCAACGATCTGGCCAAGGAGCTGAACCAGCCACTGACCACCATAGTTTTTCACATCGATAAGCTCTTGGAAGCGGGCGTCATAAGAGTCGTAGGAACGATGGCTGGGAGGAGAGGCAGGAAGACCCTCTACACCCTATCTTCATCTGCCTTCTTGGTCGTTCCCACGACTAGGGAGGATAAAGAGAGTTATCTGAGAAGCTTTATGGGAAGAGCGCTTCCTCCCAAGGAGATACTGGTGAAAAGCCTCGTGATCAGCGTGCTCGTGGCCATATTCATAGTGGGCATGCCTTGGTATCTCATGGGGCCGAGACCTGCCGTTATGCCGGCGGAGGAGAGGACCACTACTGTTGCAGTCCCCCTCTACCCGGAAACACCGGCTGGGGCTGAGAAAGGAGGAGTGCCTGAAGTTGAAGTTAGGAGACCACGAGGCAGTATGGAGGCCGATTGGATGACTCCCCTGATGCTCGCCTTGGCCGCATCGATTCTCACAGCCCTACTCATCGCTCTCCTAGTTCTCCGTCGAGAGGTTCCCCCTTACAGTGAACGTACCCCTTGAACCTCCTAACGTAGTTGGGACATCCCATGCATATGAGAAAGCTTACCCTCTCACCCCGCACCGGGCAGTCCACTGCATCCTTAGAGAATTTGGATATCACTTTATTACCGTACAGCTCCTTCAGTTTCTCCTTGTAGTCCTTAGGGACCCTCATTGCCCTCTGTAGTTTCACTACCTGCAATTCGTACTTGTGATCTGACATCCAAACACCTCGCCGCCAAGTTATTATCCTCCGCTCCCTCGAAGTAATATGCTTTACCTCCTCTTCGACTTCTGGAGGACTATTATCGACCCTCCGGACTTGGACCTCTACTACCGGTATAGGGTCAGGAACATCCTGAAGGTGGAGGGCATAGAAGATCCGGGCATTGAGGAGAGGGCCTTTAATTTCTACAGGAGACTCTTTGACGCCTTCGATAGTAGGAGGAGAGCCAGTTGCATTGAAATACCTGCTACTCTAGAGCTGGAGTCCTTCTTAAGTTTCT comes from the Thermoproteota archaeon genome and includes:
- a CDS encoding ABC transporter permease subunit is translated as MRKLFKGSSGVVKLSKGFGQKGYSLPPKPWLVVAWKEVLEAFRDRRTMLNVVLLPMILMPLVISLPTLMLSPKTIPPKIMVIVEDPRGMDLAKEIEALENSSEALVSIVMGRGNYTGLVLSGDVDLIVEIPEGFYENLSSGKTGRLVYYYDPYGARSSVAMGVVQRIVSEYSEEVLRRRLEAINLSEEYIKPIVPVAVQVTSTGKGATTGEVLTAMVLPMMVGLIAITGAGTFAIDMIAGERERKTLEALFTNPVGRGQLLLGKFGALTLLSLISGLATLFSALIGVGFAITSMSESLAAGSVPQLMEPSRLLYLTLGILITVALGGLTGNAVMITAASFAKTFKEAQQYIGFLTLILVVPMVAIPYAPQSFHPALRALPISSLAMFARDMIVNPGDLGVIATSLTASILYLVVFLWLSAKMFGRESVIFG
- a CDS encoding FAD-dependent oxidoreductase; translated protein: MKVVVVGFGLGGLGSAWHVAEQVPDAKITVIGDERPYVRHKLRLVTQGMDLWVSTRHLESKDVEIILDKVTKIRREQKEVVLSDGRTIPYDYLVLATGSNPTIPSRLKGGENCAVFRRLGDVQRLIDEKPNEVAIIGASFVALHVADAARAIGAKPKVIVRSRLIRRSLEPELSAKLEEFLAEKGVEFVHGKPKEVRDCKVIVDEDKEVSSEMTFVATGVSPEITLAKEAGLELLDGWVIKTDQQGRTSDPNIFAVGDNATVIDILTNKPIYMGIGTAASIMALNAAKALTGFKAAYRVPRFQKDVFFGGIHMASVGLTRVEAENEGFEADRVYLSGDGWGDHAYIVYEKNTKRVLGFSAISKEEVGWKGMEVMMAMIRRWPVSRLGVKVS
- a CDS encoding NUDIX hydrolase, translated to MKKTKIHVVPCVVIFNREGKVLLLKRARSKRNGGRWEVPGGSLRYGESPRRGALRELREETGFKLTPLDLRPVDTFGVIYPEMRVEFIIPLYTAVVDNGVDPVIRPEEHDDWGWFTIEQIKEMELRDETMKGAYIMVKAAKKLLDSLNEGKMGGNVSG
- a CDS encoding DUF1512 domain-containing protein, which gives rise to MNQELGIKLMQTNQSDWFSWIFFLIFITIMQFYASKLQAQLWINEIRKALAKLEEYTNDATKKFVEEASKYGRPKEEVESLFKRIKGFFVIQPVTLDPFGAVKRLEHLLESSKDHLNKFMVEIAPKADEWKRSNLRDQMSGVLALDMIYRIVRHYFILGRRTQNLIYIAQIQMLLPEILRIAKAYWKAGEAFRRGIPIGDSIGPMVALRLMNGVEPKEVAENIVGAEVDIEGRRSFIIKAKGPGSEVGRPGVAIERIVESREGNVSLIIMIDAAAKLEGEPTAEVVEGIGAAIGDPGPEKLRIEEVATKYKIPLHAIAIKEDPLDAITSMREEIAKSVDEVIERVKMAIRSKTLPGDFVLIAGIGNTVGVGNTMGGAS
- a CDS encoding deoxyhypusine synthase — protein: MRRVEDITLRPGMTASDIIGEMEKAGGFTAKFVAEGVSILEGMVRDPESVNFLSFPADIVSTGVRGILVDMLRRNLFDVVITTGGTIDHDIARCFADYYHGSFDADDSELYERRIHRLGNVFIPFDNYGPVVERFVREEVPKVLGESGRKISPSELLHSLGEKMCPKSILRTAYEAKAPIFSPGLLDSSFGTALSFLSQESDFHLDFIKDMLKLADLSFTMKVSGALVLGGGISKHHTIWWNQFKGGLDYVVYLTTAVEWDGSLSGAREREAISWGKVSKRAVRTFIPGEVSALLPLMYAALLDRISDFQREGRQLIGKL
- a CDS encoding HAD family phosphatase, which produces MSEAYLVAFDMDGTLLPINSSWEFVHKLLGTEEMASRYRRMYERGEIDYRKWAELDVSSWRERNFSTVLREVENLRPVEDAEEAVGRLKEEGFVVGLISSGLDVIAERLCNMLRMDFCRSAKLRIVDGRVLGILRELDPDRKSEELKDVARRFGVPLRRVAFVGDGESDLSIFRMEIGKKIAFRPRSEVIRFLADHVVDSLSEAADILIEWKSSARIEH
- a CDS encoding winged helix-turn-helix domain-containing protein; translated protein: MDWEIFTLDDDRVRLFGQEIANDLGRRIIASLREYPKSPNDLAKELNQPLTTIVFHIDKLLEAGVIRVVGTMAGRRGRKTLYTLSSSAFLVVPTTREDKESYLRSFMGRALPPKEILVKSLVISVLVAIFIVGMPWYLMGPRPAVMPAEERTTTVAVPLYPETPAGAEKGGVPEVEVRRPRGSMEADWMTPLMLALAASILTALLIALLVLRREVPPYSERTP